The Bombus vancouverensis nearcticus chromosome 17, iyBomVanc1_principal, whole genome shotgun sequence genome has a window encoding:
- the LOC143303902 gene encoding uncharacterized protein LOC143303902 produces the protein MKSRDPTSEVGSEPFKVLQEQMDLMRELIQTLAHKPGEQRPSTESKDATLPLFDPEGAGADPSAWCSHADLILKDHPMQESALLSALNRALRGSAAHWLSQMVRGGKLTWPTFKEQFLSRFGGRETAASALIRISRERPSETESPGAYGSRLRSMLQMKLQDLTMPEVINALALYMLSSQDRRFRRLTLANNIRTEDQFHNEMRILPYNDQPTFSPRNSLTEPEAKRSRLSVPRIKCYRCGAHGHRRTECRLQTQTGKEQDIRNPKEKRPAASSKVTCFKCHEEGHIAPNCPSSRKRNYDSIDERRIDSCVVEAPAGRLSHLGTPEDV, from the exons atgaagagtcgtgatccgacatcagaagtgggatcagaaccgtttaaagtgctacaagagcaaatggaccttatgcgcgagttaattcagacgctagcgcacaaaccgggggagcaacgaccgagtacggaatctaaggatgcaacgttaccactttttgaccccgaaggcgcgggcgccgatccatccgcgtggtgctctcatgctgatctgattttgaaagaccacccgatgcaagagagtgcgttactttccgctctaaatcgcgccctaaggggttctgctgcgcattggctttcacaaatggtgcgcggtggaaagcttacctggccaacgtttaaggaacaatttctttcgcgttttggtggcagagagacagccgcttcggcgttaataaggatatccagagaacgaccgtcggagactgaatctccgggagcgtacggtagtcgcctccgctccatgctgcagatgaagttgcaagatctaacgatgcccgaagtgatcaatgccctcgccctttatatgctgagttcacaagatcgacgctttcggcgactaacgctcgcgaataatatcaggacggaggaccaatttcataatgaaatgaggattctcccttacaacgatcagccgacattttcgccaagaaattcactaacggaacctgaagctaaacgcagcaggctatcagttcctcggattaagtgctaccgctgtggtgctcacggacataggagaacggagtgtcgcctgcaaacacaaacggggaaggagcaggatatacgaaacccgaaggaaaaacgaccagccgcatcgtcgaaggtgacctgcttcaaatgccacgaggagggacatatcgcgcctaattgcccatcatcgcggaaaagaaactacgattccattgacgaacgccggatcgactcctgtgtagtagaagctccggctggtagattaagccatctgg gtacacccgaggacgtgtga
- the LOC143303878 gene encoding uncharacterized protein LOC143303878, producing the protein MLKHILTGQPSSAGSRHQHNDYQASSDSLHGGHHHHHHSGHQQDQQQHHHYNQNSNVRGTTGGSQGRGVDVYDSVVHQRANVHQAATTPSSTHRHPLNHSQLSVNNLSQRLNHSHALNLSTLSTSKHSVNSVSPVAGGNNNNNNNNLSTTLGVISPAPLHQGNRPKANGGFDISRLSRLSSQATPSPAPALQGTTTGGQLTGPGSTAYPLNASWSSSLSRNHKDHEVGAKETLTSLGLLCLVSLLLALLSLIFLLKISPLTVTPSSLISPEEYTIVYEVTLALCALTLSLNLCCLLVCAIQFLFTVKLVKTSYQGHW; encoded by the coding sequence ATGCTGAAGCATATCCTGACGGGGCAACCGTCGTCAGCGGGCTCCAGGCACCAGCACAATGACTACCAGGCGAGCTCGGACTCGTTGCACGGcggccaccaccaccaccatcattcTGGTCACCAACAGGATCAACAGCAACACCATCATTACAACCAAAACAGCAACGTTCGTGGAACGACAGGGGGGAGCCAAGGACGGGGAGTCGACGTTTACGACTCGGTGGTCCATCAAAGAGCCAACGTGCATCAGGCTGCCACCACGCCATCTTCCACTCACAGACACCCTTTGAATCATTCTCAGTTGAGCGTGAACAATCTTTCTCAACGATTGAATCACTCGCACGCTCTTAATCTGTCCACGTTGTCCACGTCGAAGCATTCTGTGAACAGCGTCAGTCCTGTTGCCGGTgggaataacaataacaataataataatctgtcgACTACATTGGGGGTGATATCCCCGGCGCCGCTGCACCAGGGCAACAGACCTAAAGCGAATGGAGGCTTTGATATCTCGAGACTGTCCAGATTATCCAGTCAGGCGACACCTTCGCCTGCACCTGCTCTTCAGGGTACGACTACCGGGGGACAGTTAACCGGTCCCGGTTCCACGGCgtaccccttgaacgcttcctgGTCGTCGTCCCTGTCAAGGAATCACAAGGACCACGAGGTTGGCGCGAAAGAGACGTTGACCAGTTTGGGTTTATTGTGTCTAGTGTCGTTGTTACTGGCGCTACTCTCGTTGATCTTCTTGCTGAAGATCTCACCGTTAACGGTGACGCCGAGTAGCCTGATCAGCCCGGAAGAGTATACGATTGTCTACGAGGTGACGTTAGCGCTGTGCGCACTCACCCTCTCCCTAAACCTCTGCTGTCTCCTCGTGTGCGCTATACAGTTCCTCTTCACTGTGAAACTCGTCAAGACTTCGTATCAAGGACATTGGTGA